AGGCTGGGTGTCCCTTACAGCACTCCCCACATCCCCACACAACCACCTGCTCTCCCTCTGTGACACCGCAGCTGAGTGGGGCCGGGGGGCAGACAGTCTGTGGTTGAGGCCGTGCACGGCGCCTGCGGCAGCCACGGACACAGCGTGGCCAAAGGTCACCTGCACCGCCCGGCAGTGCCGGGATCTGCCGCCATGCCCTCCCGCCACGCAGAATCGGTTCCTCCTCCGCCTAATGCCGGAGAGGAAGCGTGGGGTGAGAGCTGCGGAGCGtgagctgtgccctgctgggGATCAGGCTGCTGGCCAGCCCGGGGAGGCACTGCCATGGCCCggcaggagcagagcttggCAGAGCAGAAGGTAGCTGGCACCGGCCAGAAGTTCTCCTTCCTGGAAGCTCCCCAGCCCCAAGCAGGGAGCCGAGCCCGCAGCTCCCAGCTCCGGTCAGccaccctggggagcagggacagtTTCTATACGCTGCAGAAGATGGACACCAACAAAAGCGTCAgctggggcaggcacagcctggggagctggggTAGGACTGCAGGCAGGTTCTCCATCGGCCATGGCAGTACCCGGAGGAAGGAGCTGAAGGAAATCCTCCTACAGACCaacagccctggcagcacctTGCGGTTTGCCACCACTCAGAAGACATCCAACAGCAGCAATCTCCTTGCAGGGCCGCAACAAGAGCAGAAGCCTGAGCAGAGTCCTGACCTGCTGCCCCTTGTCCTTGATCCCCTGGAGCACGCGTGGCTGCTGACGGTGGCCGAGGGCGATGCCGAAAGCATCATCAAGCTGCTGGACTTGGATCCCAGCCTGCTGACCAGGAGAGACTTTGTGACGGGCTTCACCGCTCTCCACTGGCTTGCGAAGCATGGCCACCATGAGAGCCTCATCCAGGTCATCTCCCACGCCCAGAAGAAAGGCTATCCCGTCAACGTGAACATCCCCACAGCCAGCGGCGGGCTCACCCCCTTGCACCTGGCTGCCTTGCAGGGACATGAGGTGCTCATCAAAGTGCTGGTGGGAGCTTACGGGGCAGATACCAGCTGCAGGGACCACAATGGGCGCAAGGCTTGGCAGTACCTGAGGGCAGACACCTCCAGGGACTtgaaggagctggcaggggcCTTGGAGGAGGACTTGGTCCAGCTGCGCTCTCACAACACCAACAACAACTGTAAGTCATCCAAAgaggccagggcagggcaggactcTGTGGACTCTGGGGCCGAGGGGAAAGCCCAGCACTCCTGGAGCCTGTCAGCTCTCCGAGGCATTGTTAGACAggcatttgctttcttccaagAGCACTGAAGCTCCTCTGCTCCCATTCACCTGTAAATCCATGCCGGATAGCAGCCAGAAGAGcctgaagggagctgggaaCTTGGGTGCTTGAAACCCTGGCCAAGTGAGGATTAAACCACAGCACCTCAGCCACCCTGGGTCTTGTGTAGTctttggggctgtgctggtgtgtgTGGGGAGCACCACGGCCATCGGAGCACAGACTAGGGACAGCCCTTCCAAAAAACTGCCTGTTGGCAGAGGGGCTTTTACCCCATGCCCAAGCTGATGGGAACTCCTTGCTGCAGCCCCTTGGTAGGGACTCACatgtcagctctgctgtggggagcTGCTTCTCCGACACCCCATGTGCCCATGAGAGGATGCTGACCCACCACGTGTGGATCCCatgctggggctgtgggtggaTGTTTGAGCTGCCTGTCCCAGGCTCCTGGCAGACTTTATGTGTGCCCGTAGGTGGGTCACACAGAAATTCAGTGACTTAGTTCTCCTACCTGTAAAATGAGATGCCTGAGACACTCAGCCCCATTGGGGATGGGGgccagagcagaggaggcagCAAGGACACCAGTGGGGTGGCATGGGGTGGCTTCTGTGGTGACTGGAGTTCAGGAGCAACTCTGGAAAGATGATTCATTGCTCAATACCATGGAAAAGGTATGTGAGGGCTGTGAGATCATCTTTATTGCTACTGAGGTCATGCTCAAAAATGAAACTGATAAATatccctgcagcagcaaaatgcCATGTGTATGTACTGGTCACTGCATTAAAAGGGCAAAGCCTCTGCTTGcctgtttgtgttttgttcacCAAATGGAGCTCTGCCCACGATTTCAACTTGCTTTTACATTCTTGAAGGCCAGGGCTGcttaaaaataccttcagaaaaacaatgtccccttcctctttttcatCAGCACAAGACCATTCCTGCCTCCTTAAATAGCAGTCCCATTTGAGCAAGTGTCTCTCAGACAGGAACCAGGGAGTTTCTGTTCCCCTCACAGAGCAACAGCCCTTGCAAGACACACCTCGTTTGGGAAGGGAGTTGTGGTTTCTTTCCAGCTGCCTTTCTGGGGGTCTGCAGAGGTGGCCAAAGGACTTGAGATGATCTGGTCTGGCTGCACAGATGAATTTGCATCTTGATGCAGAAAGATACACACATAAGTTCCTCTGGGGAACCTGAGCCTGTGAGTTTCACAGACCCTGAGCCAACCCCAATTACATACAGATTGTGCTCTGAAATGCTACTTGGACACCCAGTCTGCAGTAGGTGACAAAGGGAAGAGCAGCCTGCACATGGGTGGATAGTGATCCAGGTGACTAGGTGAACATATAGATGTGTCTTTTTAATCTCTGGGGTCAGCAGTAGATACATACAAAACATGCTGGGAATGAATACAATGCCTGATCTACAGCAGTTTTGTAATGCTTTAGCTCTAATGGATTGAAGAGTATGGCAACATAGCTCCTCCTGGAACTGCTCTGGCCACATCCATGCCATGGGACAGCAGGTCTGGTCACAGCAGCACAAGCTCCATGAACAGCACTGGTGTCAAGTTCTGGTAACCAAAGTGCTGTTGATGAGACAGGTGGgactgacaaaatattttttgtcctGTTAGTCCTCTGTCACCCTTTCACAGCTGTCAGGGAAGGGACACGGGACTGCTCATACATCTGCCTCTGAGTAAGGCACAGAGTAAACAGTGGAATTCATGAGAATTGCCTTGAAGGAGCCATTTCCTTGGCACTTGTAACCTGCAGCTTAGTCACACCCCACCAGGAAACCTGGACTTCAATGTTCCATTCAAAGGTAAAATTTAGCTGGCAAATGCTGCACTTAAATAacacaaaatgatttttaatacTTGATTCCCCTTGACAGGTAACGAAAATCCCTTAAAGGCAGCTTTTCCCCCATCTTTTGGTTGTGGATTTAAACCTGCATTCTGTGCTGAGACAAATTAGGCAGGGACTTCAGAAAGAGCAGAACCAGagctcagcttctctgggtggTGTTACAACACATTCACCAATGacacccccctgccctgcctgggttCTTTCCCACTGAGCAACAAAAGGatcttctcctgctgctgcacgTTGTGTTTGCCCCAAACCCCCCACTACTTCCAGTGACACGCCCCCCCTCTGTCTTGCATGGTTTATTTTCATACCTGCAGAAGGGCAGTTGGTTTGGATATAcagacacatttaaaaaaatatttctcaagtACACAATTGGCTTTAACTTTGCTTCTCACTCAAAAGCAACAACATATCTACCAAAACTAATGTAGTAAAACATCCAAatgatttagatttttttttttaaagcttctgttGGTATCTCAATTATCTCATTAGCCCAGTTCTGCAGAGATCCCTGATCCCCCCTGCAAGTCTCACAGAGAGGACAGGGCAAACAGAGCTGCCACAGGAACAACAGAAACCATTCATAACCAGGGGTTAAGATTCTGCAGAAGGCTGAGTTTATCCCAAGTTTAATTTGTACTAAATTTACTATGTGCTGTCCTTTAATGTCCAATTTGAAAAACAGATTGtcaaatgaggaaaataatacaAGGGGTTATTTCCCAAAGCAGCTCCTTAGTAGAAACTGCTTCCATCtgataaaaatatcacagtaaGGACAGTAATAGGGAGACTTTCtaataaatagtaataaatttttcaaTCTATTGCTCAGGAAAGCTTTCCCACAAATGCCATGGAGAAAACGTTCTCTTTCCATTCTCAAGTCcataaaattactgttttcctcctcagccAGATCCCCATAGACACAATTAAAGAGAAACTCTAGAGTAGCTTTGCCTGCCACCAGTGGTGCTGTGGAGAGGCTGGGGGAGGTTCACCGGGCTCCAAGGCAGATCTCCAGTCCTCAGCAGTGCTGTTATTTCCCAACACTTGCCTCAAGAGCAAAGAGACTTCAAAATCATTGGGGTCAAAGTGTCTGCAGCATGTGAGCCTCTCTGGCAATGCTGCTTGCTGCTTTCCTGTTGCAGTGACTTACTGCTTCCCTCTGATAACGAAGGAGTCTAGACTCTGACCAGACAGGAAGAGAACTTAGATGATACCTCTGCAGCGTCCTGAAGTCGGGAAAAATCCCAGCCTTGCTCACCCCAGCTCACAGAACCTTCCAGCACAGCTTAGGAGGGACAGATTGCCATGAGTGAGATGTCTAGTTGTTGGCATTTGCACGTGTGAACATGTGATGTGCCCAGCGTTATTTGCTACCAATCGCTATGCGAAGGAGGTAAATCTATTTACCTTCAATGTGAAAAGCAGCAACACAGGTGTGGCACCCTGAGGCTTCCTCAGGAAGCTGCATCTCAGGAACGGAACCACCACAGCAGCTGAACCCAGGAACCTTGGCAGCCCTCAGTGTCAGGATGGGCTTTGCACCGTCAGGGATTTCCTGCTGACCGGAGCACCTACCCCGggtcagctctgcagaaaggaaaggagcagccacgccgggctgggagcagagcacagccacctcctccacTTCCCCGAGGTAAATAAATGGTTCCACAGGCCCCAGCAGAAAATACCAGCATCAGGGAGCTGGAGTGACAACTACTCTGAGCCATTTTATCCGTTTTTAACTCTCCTCTTTTTTAAATAGCTGACTTGTCTTGAGCTACTACTGTCTGcggaaaatgttttatattagGCTGCACCTGTGGTTGACATGAACTGACTTATCAAACCAATACAGAGCTCCAAAGCAAGCTCAGGTTATCTCATATTCTAGGGAGCACGCAGAGATGATGTGCTACAGTTTACAGTACTGCATTTTGTAGGAGGTCGATCTACTCACCCTTAGCAAaactttctttcttccagttATTCCACTGCACCCACTCCCCAGCCAGGATTTTAATCACAGGCTCCAAGGGCTGCCCTGTCCCACATCCTACCTGGGAGTAGCTTCtctaataaattttttttcattttaacgCCTCTAAAATCAGTTCTGatttttacaccttttttttttttcttttaaaactggtACATTTTGCTCTCAAAGGTTTACAGCCTGTGAGTGACAAGGAAGACACAGCCTACTCTACCTGAAAAGAGCTGCCAGGGTTCCTCATACTAAGTGAGAACATACTCACAggaatgttattttttattctgttatgATCCCACCATATATATATACGAAATTATTTCAACCAAGTAATTCAGGTCCATATTTATTAGTAAGCCTGTGCACTGTCAATGCTAATGTGATGCTCGAAAGAAAGAACACTAATAGAACACAGTCTCCATGTTTCAGATGCAAGAAGAGATTTTCCCAGTTAACATCAACATCCCAGACCAGCTTATAAAAACCCCACACTGGGGAGTGCAGTCCAGCACCACAGAAGGAATGACTTGAGGGTGTATCAATCTGATGCAGAAAGACCAGTGTTCATTAGAGCTCCCGGGACAGTCTCCCTTACAAGCCCAGCTTGGTCCTCCTCCAGTGCCTCCTTTTGGAGTTGTACCTAAGACAAGAGCAGGGTAAATTAGCaaagtgcacacacacatttgttcaaaacatgaaagaagAGCAGCACATGGAAAAGGTCTATCCCAAGAAATATCCGTTTGTGAGCATGTACTTGTCCATGTTAAGAACAAACGTTTTCACCACGGTGCAGGTGAAACCGCAGACAGCGTTTGTAACAGAGTTGCTCTCAGCAGGAAAATGGCAGTGCTCCCACTGCAGGAAGCTCTGCAATTGCAGCCTGCTTCGGCACACAGCTCAGACACAGCTGATCACCAAGGTGCTCAAGTGCCACACGTCAAAAATCCATCATTTTGCCCCACGGTACAGTACTCCAAAGTACTGCAATTTAGCTAAAACAGAACCTCGTTGTAAGTACACGCCACCAATCTTGCCTAGAAAGAAACAAGTTGGGAGGAATTACAGGAACAGAACCTGGCAATCCTACCCAGTTTCACTACCTGagccagccactgctgctgtggctctCCTCACTCCTTAGggtgaagagagagaaagaggaggaaaaattcTGTTGCCTTAAAGTCCAGACAAAGAAGTGGATGAGATAACAAGCTCTCTGACCAAAGTATACAACAGCTTTTAACCAGAGGGCTCAGACAGGCACCACCCTCCGCACGCCCCACGTTGACCAAGACCGTCAGGAACAAACACACTACCAGGGTACAAAATGTGGAATAAATTACCCACAAGTGCAGTTCAGGCTTTCGCTTTACATGTGCCATCACTGAACACCTGTGGACCCTTGCAGAGCAATGGACAGAACgggtaaagaaagaaatggcaTGGAAACCCCACGATAACACACCTGCACTGCCACCCCTGCTTGGCCCTCACGGCCACAAAACCGCACTTTTGGAGGCATAAATGCCATCAGCTCCTCCTTCGGCCCGCACCGCCCGGGCCGCCTGAGCGCACCCGCGCGGCCGCGGCCCCTCAAGACGCGCCAGCCGCGCTCGATACCTGATCTTATTGCCGGTTTTCATCCGGATCCATTGAGGGATGGGCCggttctgcttctgcttcttggCGAGGAAGCGCTTGATCTTAAACGTCTTGTGGGACGACTGCAAGAGAGCGCAGCGGTCAGTCCCTCACGgagccccggcaccgccccgccAAGCCCGGGCGAGTCGCACCCGGGCCCCTCCCGCTCCCTCGCGGCCGCCTCGCCCCGCCACCCCCGCGGCCGGCCCGCCGGGCCCCCCCAAACGCTGCGGCGGCAGTGCGCGATGCCGGAGCGCGGCGGATGGCGGTGGATTGCTCGGGGGGTCTCACCAtggcgcggagcggagcggccTCCCGGCGATGGCGGCGGCAGAGGAGGCGGAAGGGGCGGGGCGGAGTGGCGCCGGCGGCGCTGGCACAGCGCCCCCTTGCGGCCAGGAGGACCCGCAAGCAGTGAGGGAACGGCGGCTGCGGAGGAGCGAGTTTGTGCAGTTTTATTTGGGTTTAGTACAAAAAAAACAGCTATGGCTAAAATTCGCTAGCTTGAGAGGAGCTGCTACTGGCGAAGTCTCGTTCTGGGCTGTAAAACAATACTTCAAGTTAtgagggaagaggaagcagTTCCGAGAGGGCAGGAGTTGGGAAACATTTCAGACTCTACAGAAGGGAGAATGCTGGAAAAGAACAGGATGCCCAAACCAGCTACATTTGattaaaaagaagcatttcaaTGTAGGGAGACTTTACATGAGAATTTGTCAAGACATATTCCATTCTTAAGCCAGCTTATTCATACACTCCAACTTAGTTACTTTATCCAGAGAACCACTGAAGAGGAAGGTCTCTCCCTCCCTAACACTGTTACTGCACTGCCAGATGTTCTGCTCCTTACGTGCCAAAGTGCTCCTGTCCACTGGTACCTCAACAACCCCAGCCTGTATACCTGTCTCAGTGCTAGACTGAC
This Chiroxiphia lanceolata isolate bChiLan1 chromosome 14, bChiLan1.pri, whole genome shotgun sequence DNA region includes the following protein-coding sequences:
- the SOWAHD gene encoding ankyrin repeat domain-containing protein SOWAHD, producing MARQEQSLAEQKVAGTGQKFSFLEAPQPQAGSRARSSQLRSATLGSRDSFYTLQKMDTNKSVSWGRHSLGSWGRTAGRFSIGHGSTRRKELKEILLQTNSPGSTLRFATTQKTSNSSNLLAGPQQEQKPEQSPDLLPLVLDPLEHAWLLTVAEGDAESIIKLLDLDPSLLTRRDFVTGFTALHWLAKHGHHESLIQVISHAQKKGYPVNVNIPTASGGLTPLHLAALQGHEVLIKVLVGAYGADTSCRDHNGRKAWQYLRADTSRDLKELAGALEEDLVQLRSHNTNNNCKSSKEARAGQDSVDSGAEGKAQHSWSLSALRGIVRQAFAFFQEH
- the RPL39 gene encoding 60S ribosomal protein L39 codes for the protein MSSHKTFKIKRFLAKKQKQNRPIPQWIRMKTGNKIRYNSKRRHWRRTKLGL